The following coding sequences are from one Thermostaphylospora chromogena window:
- a CDS encoding DALR anticodon-binding domain-containing protein: MTPGRLGEALGEVPAPRGSWEHEAVYVSAAAVRAPAAARRLAGRLRRLPGVAEVRERPNGMLEIVVTDPGEIVTEIIQAAPRSESAAEPHPGWPDTPRTWDNPGFVVRYAHARAVAVERWARDLGVPADGPMGGPDALAGAWDRAVLRVLAELPSRRARGRVGWASYLVRLALAYHDAHERAPAVPMGDRPVTPVHAARVRLARAVRRVLAEGLSALGETPPDRL; this comes from the coding sequence GTGACGCCGGGGCGGCTGGGGGAGGCGCTGGGAGAGGTTCCCGCGCCGCGCGGGTCGTGGGAGCACGAGGCGGTCTACGTCTCCGCGGCCGCGGTACGCGCTCCCGCCGCAGCCCGCCGCCTGGCCGGACGGCTGCGCCGTCTGCCGGGCGTGGCGGAGGTGCGGGAGCGGCCGAACGGCATGCTGGAGATCGTCGTCACCGATCCCGGCGAGATCGTCACGGAGATCATCCAGGCCGCGCCCCGTTCCGAGAGCGCCGCAGAGCCGCATCCCGGCTGGCCCGACACGCCCCGCACCTGGGACAACCCCGGATTCGTCGTCCGCTACGCGCACGCGCGCGCCGTCGCCGTCGAGCGCTGGGCGCGCGATCTGGGCGTGCCCGCGGACGGCCCCATGGGCGGTCCGGACGCGCTCGCGGGCGCCTGGGACCGGGCGGTGCTGCGGGTGCTCGCCGAGCTGCCCAGCAGGCGGGCGCGGGGAAGAGTGGGGTGGGCGTCCTACCTGGTCCGGCTGGCCCTGGCGTACCACGACGCGCACGAACGGGCGCCCGCCGTGCCGATGGGGGACCGGCCCGTCACGCCCGTCCACGCGGCCCGGGTACGGCTGGCCCGCGCGGTGCGGAGGGTTCTGGCCGAGGGATTGTCGGCGCTTGGCGAGACACCGCCCGACAGGTTGTGA
- a CDS encoding neutral zinc metallopeptidase: MASREEASCGAKDRDWAGIYCPGSRTINVLVEQDWAFTAMFTLAHEYAHHVQEIVGISGDGRGDEAWSRRLELQADCLAAVMLREVDPGGLAVMRNAGVSGEGEGHTLSERRTHGSAHNSAEWIARGQREGTVAACDTWSAPASEVS, encoded by the coding sequence GTGGCGAGCCGGGAGGAGGCCAGCTGCGGCGCGAAGGACAGGGACTGGGCGGGGATCTACTGTCCCGGCAGCCGCACGATCAACGTGCTGGTCGAGCAGGACTGGGCGTTCACCGCCATGTTCACCCTCGCCCACGAGTACGCCCACCACGTGCAGGAGATCGTCGGCATCTCCGGCGACGGGAGGGGGGACGAGGCGTGGTCGCGCCGGCTGGAGCTGCAGGCGGACTGCCTGGCCGCGGTGATGCTGCGCGAGGTGGACCCCGGCGGCCTGGCCGTGATGCGGAACGCCGGCGTGAGCGGGGAGGGCGAGGGGCACACGCTCTCCGAGCGCCGCACCCACGGCTCGGCGCATAACAGCGCCGAGTGGATCGCCAGGGGGCAGCGGGAGGGCACGGTCGCCGCGTGCGACACGTGGTCGGCCCCCGCGTCGGAGGTCTCCTAG
- the lysA gene encoding diaminopimelate decarboxylase — translation MSRFAHPAGDRHADMLPAERPPSPPTDINALHPAIWPRTAVRVGGALTIGGVDVRDLAREYGTPLYVLDEEDVRGRCRDYREAFPDSEVHYAGKAFLCREMARWIDQEGLGLDVCSGGELAVALSVGFPAERITLHGNNKSMAELERAVRAGVGHIVVDSFEEIARLGHLAGRLGARPKVLVRVTTGVEAHTHEFIATAHDDQKFGLSLNAGDAAEAVRRILALPQLELAGLHSHIGSQIMDTAGFEVAARRLATLLVQIREEHGVVLPELDLGGGYGIAYTESDEAPDIKVIADGLREIVTKVCTAADLPVPRLTVEPGRTIVGPGGVTLYEVGTVKNVEGLRTYVSIDGGMSDNLRTALYGAEYTAVLASRTSDAGPMLSRIVGKHCESGDIVVRDQWMPADLASGDLIAVAATGAYCRSLASNYNYLPRPAVVAVRNGAARVIMPGETEEDLLRGQP, via the coding sequence GTGAGTCGCTTCGCCCATCCCGCCGGGGACCGCCACGCCGACATGCTGCCCGCCGAGCGCCCCCCGAGCCCTCCGACCGACATCAACGCGCTCCACCCCGCGATCTGGCCGCGTACGGCCGTTCGCGTCGGCGGCGCGCTGACCATCGGCGGCGTCGACGTGCGCGACCTGGCCCGCGAGTACGGCACGCCGCTGTACGTCCTGGACGAGGAGGACGTCCGCGGCCGGTGCCGCGACTACCGCGAGGCCTTCCCCGACAGCGAGGTCCACTACGCGGGCAAGGCGTTCCTGTGCCGTGAGATGGCCCGCTGGATCGACCAGGAAGGGCTGGGCCTCGACGTCTGCAGCGGCGGCGAACTCGCCGTCGCGCTCAGCGTCGGCTTCCCGGCCGAGCGCATCACCCTGCACGGCAACAACAAGTCCATGGCCGAGCTGGAGCGCGCCGTGCGGGCCGGCGTCGGCCACATCGTCGTCGACTCCTTCGAGGAGATCGCACGCCTGGGCCACCTCGCCGGACGCCTCGGTGCGCGGCCCAAGGTGCTCGTCCGGGTGACCACCGGTGTCGAGGCGCACACGCACGAGTTCATCGCGACCGCCCACGACGATCAGAAGTTCGGCCTGTCGCTGAACGCGGGCGACGCCGCCGAGGCCGTGCGGCGCATCCTCGCCCTGCCCCAGCTGGAGCTGGCCGGCCTGCACTCCCACATCGGCTCCCAGATCATGGACACCGCGGGCTTCGAGGTCGCCGCCCGCCGCCTGGCCACGCTGCTGGTGCAGATCAGGGAGGAGCACGGCGTCGTCCTGCCCGAACTCGACCTCGGCGGCGGGTACGGCATCGCCTACACCGAAAGCGACGAGGCCCCCGACATCAAGGTGATCGCCGACGGCCTGCGGGAGATCGTCACCAAGGTCTGCACCGCCGCCGACCTGCCCGTGCCGCGCCTCACCGTCGAACCCGGCCGTACCATCGTCGGCCCCGGCGGCGTGACGCTCTACGAGGTCGGCACGGTCAAGAACGTCGAAGGCCTGCGCACCTACGTCAGCATCGACGGCGGCATGAGCGACAACCTGCGCACCGCGCTCTACGGCGCGGAGTACACCGCCGTGCTCGCCTCGCGGACCAGCGACGCCGGGCCGATGCTGTCGCGGATCGTCGGCAAGCACTGCGAAAGCGGCGACATCGTGGTCCGCGACCAGTGGATGCCCGCCGACCTCGCCTCCGGCGACCTGATCGCCGTCGCCGCCACCGGCGCCTACTGCCGTTCGCTGGCGAGCAACTACAACTACCTGCCCAGGCCGGCCGTTGTCGCGGTCAGGAACGGCGCGGCCAGGGTGATCATGCCAGGGGAGACCGAGGAAGACCTGCTGAGGGGACAGCCGTGA
- a CDS encoding homoserine dehydrogenase, whose translation MALLGCGVVGSQVVRLLNEQSADLAARIGAPLELAGVAVRRPGRKRDAAVDPALLTTDAEGLVTRDDVDIVVEVIGGIEPARSLILSAMAKGKSVVTANKALLAEDGATLHRAAREGGADLYYEASVAGAIPLLRPLRESLTGDRVRRVLGIVNGTTNYILDQMDTTGASFTDALEEAQALGYAEADPTADVEGFDAAAKAAILAGLAFHTRVTAADVHREGITEITAADVASAKAMGYVIKLLAICARSEDGRSVGVRVHPAMIPRSHPLAGVREAYNAVFVEAESAGQLMFYGKGAGGAPTASAVLGDIVAVARNRLSGARGPEESVYAGLPVHPMGETVTRYHISLDVTDKPGVLARVAEIFARHDVSIQTVRQEGHGDDAQLVLVTHRATDAALTATITNLRELDIVRAVAGVMRVEGDETP comes from the coding sequence GTGGCCCTGCTGGGCTGCGGGGTGGTCGGCTCGCAGGTGGTGCGCCTGCTGAACGAGCAGTCCGCCGACCTCGCCGCCCGGATCGGCGCGCCGCTGGAACTGGCGGGTGTCGCCGTGCGCCGGCCCGGCCGCAAGCGCGACGCCGCGGTCGATCCCGCGCTGCTCACCACCGACGCCGAGGGCCTGGTGACCCGCGACGACGTGGACATCGTCGTGGAGGTCATCGGCGGCATCGAGCCCGCCCGGTCGCTGATCCTCTCCGCCATGGCCAAGGGCAAGTCGGTGGTGACGGCCAACAAGGCGCTGCTGGCCGAGGACGGCGCGACCCTCCACCGCGCGGCCCGGGAGGGCGGCGCCGACCTCTACTACGAGGCCAGCGTCGCGGGGGCGATCCCGCTGCTGCGTCCGCTGCGCGAATCGCTCACCGGCGACCGCGTGCGCCGCGTGCTCGGCATCGTGAACGGCACCACGAACTACATCCTCGACCAGATGGACACCACGGGCGCCTCGTTCACCGACGCCCTGGAGGAGGCCCAGGCGCTCGGCTACGCCGAGGCCGACCCCACCGCCGACGTCGAGGGCTTCGACGCCGCGGCCAAGGCCGCGATCCTCGCCGGGCTCGCCTTCCACACCCGGGTCACCGCGGCCGACGTGCACCGCGAGGGCATCACCGAGATCACCGCGGCCGACGTCGCCAGCGCGAAGGCGATGGGGTACGTGATCAAGCTGCTGGCCATCTGCGCCCGCTCCGAGGACGGCCGTTCGGTGGGGGTGCGGGTGCATCCGGCGATGATCCCGCGGTCCCACCCGCTGGCGGGGGTGCGCGAGGCGTACAACGCGGTGTTCGTCGAGGCGGAGTCGGCCGGGCAGCTCATGTTCTACGGCAAGGGCGCGGGCGGCGCCCCCACCGCCTCGGCGGTGCTCGGCGACATCGTGGCCGTGGCCCGCAACCGCCTCTCCGGCGCCCGCGGCCCGGAGGAGTCCGTCTACGCCGGGCTGCCGGTCCACCCGATGGGCGAGACCGTCACCCGCTACCACATCTCCCTCGACGTCACCGACAAGCCGGGCGTCCTCGCCAGGGTGGCCGAGATCTTCGCCAGGCATGACGTGTCCATCCAGACGGTCCGCCAGGAGGGGCACGGCGACGACGCCCAGCTCGTCCTGGTCACCCACCGCGCCACCGACGCCGCCTTGACGGCCACGATCACCAACCTGCGCGAGCTCGACATCGTCCGCGCCGTCGCCGGCGTCATGCGCGTGGAGGGCGACGAGACTCCCTGA